One genomic region from Clarias gariepinus isolate MV-2021 ecotype Netherlands chromosome 20, CGAR_prim_01v2, whole genome shotgun sequence encodes:
- the LOC128508525 gene encoding CD48 antigen-like, translating into MMKILPGNRILWTFLLLLCCLLCAAGDETLTLQEVEGTTITLHTGITGIQSDAQILWFYGPEKTKQKILNSQVIKGETVTEISERFKERLQLDRISGALTIRNISRNHSGVYLLHVIAGRLSSKTFSVSVYAPVSTPVIRNQRERQSVSPTEVCFPLCTVENGEDVTLSWYRGTERLNITNNTDLSVNLSLTLQIHNQDINTNTYTCVSANPVSNKTTSLNITQLCDHHPGTAESLTHTVEY; encoded by the exons ATGATGAAGATTTTACCAGGAAACAGGATTCTCTGGACTTTTCTTCTCCTGCTATGCT GTTTACTGTGTGCAGCTGGAGACGAGACGCTCACACTGCAGGAAGTGGAAGGAACCACTATAACTCTACATACTGGGATAACTGGGATTCAGAGTGATGCTCAGATTCTGTGGTTTTATGGACCTGAGAAAACGAAGCAGAAGATATTGAACAGTCAGGTGATTAAAGGAGAAACTGTTACAGAAATCAGTGAGAGATTTAAAGAGCGACTGCAGCTGGACAGAATCAGTGGAGCTTTAACCATCAGGAACATCAGCAGGAATCATTCTGGAGTTTATTTATTACACGTCATCGCTGGACGTCTCTCATCTAAGACcttcagtgtcagtgtttatg CTCCAGTATCAACTCCAGTAATAAGAAAtcaaagagaaagacaaagtgTTTCCCCCACAGAGGTGTGTTTCCCCCTGTGCACTGTGGAGAATGGAGAAGATGTGACGTTATCCTGGTACAGAGGGACTGAGAGACTCAATATCACCAATAACACAGATCTCAGTGTTAACCTCAGTCTCACACTGCAAATACACAACCAGGACATTAACACTAACACTTACACCTGTGTGTCTGCAAACCCTGTCAGCAATAAAACAACTTCTCTCAACATCACACAGCTCTGTGATCATCACCCAGGTACGGCAGAgtctttaacacacacagtgGAGTATTAG
- the LOC128508460 gene encoding SLAM family member 7-like, with the protein MRSSVILILFPLSVIFSSAGESSVQDLIGAVGDSVTFPISVPVSGNLIYNGNTVGLVLNKQSDTELSEKFVNRLQWVSQSGFFTLSDLRTDDSGLYTVESTKEQKGKQDYQLEVYERVLAPQVMNSASSSSEFCSFLCSVRNVRGLKLSLYEDGVLLNQASSSDTSNITLNLHLEIKKTNNHTFSCVASNPVSNKTTTIITDSCSLNTVRLVTARDL; encoded by the exons ATGAGATCCTCAGTGATCCTGATCCTGTTTCCTCTCTCAGTGATCTTCAGCTCTGCTGGTGAATCTTCAGTTCAGGATCTGATCGGTGCTGTAGGAGACTCTGTTACATTCCCCATCAGTGTCCCTGTTTCTGGTAATCTAATTTATAACGGTAACACAGTTGGATTGGTGTTGAATAAACAGAGTGACACAGAGCTGAGTGAGAAGTTTGTGAATCGTCTTCAGTGGGTCAGTCAGAGTGGGTTCTTCACTCTCTCAGATCTGAGAACAGATGATTCAGGACTTTACACAGTGGAGAGCACTAAAGAGCAGAAGGGAAAACAGGATTATCAGTTGGAGGTGTACG AGAGAGTTTTAGCTCCTCAGGTGATGAACTCAGCCTCCAGTTCTTCAGAGTTCTGTTCATTCCTGTGTTCTGTGAGGAACGTCAGAGGACTGAAGCTGTCTTTATATGAAGACGGTGTTTTATTAAACCAGGCCAGCAGCAGCGACACATCCAACATCACACTGAATCTACATCTAGAAATAAAGAAGACAAACAATCACACCTTCAGCTGTGTGGCTTCCAACCCAGTCAGTAACAAGACAACCACAATCATCACAGACTCCTGCTCTCTGAACACAG TGAGGCTTGTAACTGCACGTGACCTATGA